The following coding sequences are from one uncultured Cohaesibacter sp. window:
- the recJ gene encoding single-stranded-DNA-specific exonuclease RecJ yields MLSENESSKSYLGVSKSAKERRWVEGLDIRGIELASAIAQSEDIPDIVARVMVARGQTTESAAHYLDPSLKRLMPDPSCITDMDIAAERIAAAIRGKEKIAIFGDYDVDGATSSALMALFLRHCGCETTVYIPDRIFEGYGPNPTAIDQLIDEKHTLILTLDCGSTSFEALERARDRKIDVVVIDHHQVGEGLPACVALVNPNRQDDLSQLGHLAAVGVTFMTLVAVNRQLRQIGFYNTGFKAPDLLGWLDLVALGTVCDVVPLIGLNRAFVVKGLMVIRANNSVGLSALLAVSRVSGPVSPYHLGFMLGPRINAGGRIGDAALGARLLMSNDQSEAEHIASELERLNKERQALEQIMLEEAIAQAQHQMLDDPDCSSLVTSSADWHAGIVGLLASRLKERFRCPAFAIALGPDGLGTGSGRSITGSDLGAAVRAAHASGLLVKGGGHAMAAGLTIETEKIEEFRHFLTEQLQAQVAHARSHDELKIDAALTATGASEDLVKMLEKAGPYGAGNPEPIFVFPSHKIAFADVVGQGGHVRCTIANSSGGKLKGICFRAAEEPIGKLLLENRGQSLHVAGSLSLDYWQGRPSVQLRIIDAAEVDRH; encoded by the coding sequence ATGTTATCCGAAAATGAATCCTCCAAAAGCTATCTGGGAGTTAGTAAATCCGCCAAAGAACGCCGTTGGGTGGAAGGGTTGGATATACGTGGCATTGAACTGGCCAGTGCAATCGCCCAGAGCGAGGATATTCCGGATATCGTCGCGCGCGTGATGGTCGCTCGTGGCCAGACGACTGAAAGTGCGGCTCATTATCTCGATCCCAGTCTCAAGCGGCTGATGCCCGATCCTTCCTGCATAACCGATATGGACATAGCCGCAGAGAGAATTGCTGCAGCTATCCGGGGCAAAGAAAAGATCGCCATTTTTGGCGATTATGATGTCGATGGAGCAACGTCAAGCGCTTTGATGGCTTTATTCCTGCGTCATTGCGGATGCGAAACAACCGTCTATATTCCTGATCGCATTTTCGAGGGCTATGGGCCAAACCCGACCGCAATCGATCAGTTGATCGATGAGAAACATACGCTGATCTTGACGCTCGACTGTGGCTCGACATCCTTCGAAGCTCTTGAACGCGCCAGAGATCGAAAAATCGATGTTGTGGTAATTGATCACCATCAGGTGGGGGAGGGGTTGCCTGCCTGCGTTGCTTTGGTCAACCCAAACAGACAAGATGATCTGAGCCAATTGGGGCATCTGGCGGCGGTGGGTGTAACCTTCATGACGCTTGTTGCCGTAAACCGTCAATTGAGACAGATCGGCTTTTACAATACTGGCTTCAAGGCGCCGGATTTGCTTGGGTGGCTCGATCTTGTGGCGCTCGGCACAGTCTGTGACGTTGTTCCGCTGATTGGCTTGAACAGGGCATTTGTCGTAAAGGGGCTGATGGTCATTCGCGCCAATAACAGTGTTGGCCTTAGCGCCTTGCTGGCTGTTTCGCGTGTCAGCGGGCCTGTTAGTCCCTACCATCTTGGTTTTATGCTCGGTCCTCGTATCAATGCTGGGGGGCGGATAGGGGATGCTGCTTTGGGTGCTCGCCTTTTGATGAGCAATGATCAGAGCGAGGCGGAACATATAGCATCTGAATTGGAGCGTCTGAACAAAGAGCGTCAAGCCCTTGAGCAAATCATGCTTGAAGAGGCCATTGCTCAGGCCCAACACCAAATGCTGGATGATCCGGACTGTTCAAGCCTCGTAACAAGCAGCGCAGATTGGCATGCCGGTATCGTGGGACTTCTTGCCTCTCGCCTTAAGGAACGGTTCCGGTGTCCTGCATTTGCAATTGCTCTGGGGCCAGATGGACTGGGAACAGGGTCTGGCCGCTCCATAACGGGATCGGATCTTGGCGCGGCGGTAAGAGCCGCCCACGCATCAGGGCTATTGGTCAAGGGCGGAGGTCATGCAATGGCGGCCGGCTTGACGATTGAGACAGAGAAAATCGAAGAATTTCGTCATTTCCTCACAGAGCAATTGCAAGCTCAGGTCGCCCATGCTCGCTCCCATGATGAGCTGAAGATCGATGCAGCCCTCACGGCCACCGGTGCGTCGGAAGATCTGGTAAAAATGTTGGAAAAGGCAGGCCCTTACGGGGCTGGTAATCCAGAACCAATATTCGTTTTTCCATCACACAAAATTGCTTTTGCTGATGTCGTCGGGCAGGGCGGGCATGTCCGCTGCACCATAGCCAATTCTTCAGGGGGGAAGCTTAAAGGCATATGCTTCCGCGCAGCAGAAGAGCCTATTGGCAAATTGCTATTGGAAAATAGAGGGCAAAGTCTTCATGTTGCAGGTAGCCTGTCGCTCGACTATTGGCAGGGACGCCCTTCGGTTCAGTTACGCATAATTGATGCCGCAGAAGTCGATAGGCATTAG
- the glpX gene encoding class II fructose-bisphosphatase, whose protein sequence is MSEIREAPVLDRILTLEIVRVVERAAVSAARLRGHGNEKAADQAAVDAMRRELNQLPINGRVVIGEGERDEAPMLYIGEEVGNKQGPKVDIALDPLEGTTLCAKNQPNSLAVIAIADHGSLLNAPDVYMDKIAIGPGYPKGLVDLDRSPEDNLNALAEAKGVNVSDLNVCILDRPRHAKLIEDVRATGAAIRLIGDGDVQGIIHITDPDESGMDIYMGIGGAPEGVLAASALRCIGGQMQGRLVINNEEQLNRAIRMGISDPSKKFEMIELAGGDVTFAATGVTDGNMLSGVKFGRNIIKTQTVVMRSTTGTVRWVETEHRQFEKFHLD, encoded by the coding sequence ATGAGTGAAATCAGAGAAGCACCGGTACTGGATCGTATCCTGACCCTTGAAATCGTTCGCGTCGTGGAGCGCGCAGCCGTTTCTGCTGCACGTCTGAGGGGCCACGGCAACGAAAAGGCGGCAGACCAGGCAGCCGTTGACGCGATGCGTCGCGAGTTGAACCAGCTTCCGATCAATGGCCGCGTTGTGATTGGTGAAGGCGAACGCGACGAAGCTCCGATGCTTTATATCGGTGAAGAAGTCGGCAACAAGCAGGGGCCTAAAGTCGATATCGCGCTTGATCCGCTCGAAGGCACAACCCTTTGCGCCAAAAACCAGCCAAACTCTCTGGCCGTCATCGCGATTGCGGACCATGGCAGTCTGCTTAATGCACCTGACGTATATATGGACAAGATCGCAATTGGTCCGGGCTATCCAAAAGGGCTTGTTGATCTGGATCGCTCACCGGAAGACAACCTCAATGCACTGGCCGAAGCCAAGGGCGTGAATGTTTCCGATCTGAACGTCTGCATTCTTGACCGTCCACGTCATGCCAAGCTCATAGAGGATGTTCGCGCAACCGGTGCCGCTATTCGTCTGATCGGTGACGGTGACGTTCAGGGCATCATTCACATTACCGACCCTGATGAATCCGGCATGGATATCTATATGGGTATTGGTGGTGCGCCTGAAGGGGTGCTGGCAGCTTCCGCATTGCGTTGCATCGGCGGCCAGATGCAAGGCCGTCTTGTCATCAACAACGAAGAGCAGCTCAATCGTGCCATCCGCATGGGTATTTCCGATCCTTCCAAAAAGTTCGAAATGATCGAATTGGCTGGTGGCGACGTAACCTTTGCAGCAACTGGTGTGACCGATGGTAACATGTTGTCTGGTGTGAAGTTCGGACGCAACATCATCAAGACCCAAACTGTTGTTATGCGATCGACCACCGGCACAGTGCGTTGGGTTGAGACCGAGCATCGCCAGTTTGAAAAATTCCATCTGGATTGA